GTTTACCAGCTTTACCTCCGATGGGAGTCTTGGGGTGCTGAAAGTTCATGGCGACCGCCTGCCCAACGACTACTTTCTAGTGAATATGGAGTCCAAAAGAGTGGATTTTCTTATTTCATCTGCGAACTGGCTAAACCCTGAACAGCTCCAGCCTATGCTGGCCGATGACTTCAACACCGAAGATGGTCTAAAGATCGGGGTATATCTCACATTCCCACAAGGTTCCAATGAACACCAACCTATGGTAGTTCTACCCCACGGTGGACCTCACGCCCGCGATTATTGGGGGTATGACCAGGAAGCACAGATCCTCTCTCAAAATGGCTACCTGGTTCTCCAGGTAAACTTCCGTGGCTCTACAGGCTATGGAAGTCATTTTTATAGGGCAGGCAGACTCGAGTGGGGAGGAAAAATCCAAAAGGATATCGCCGATGCGGTTAACTGGGCAATAAATAAAGGCTATGCAGACCCAGAGAGAATTTGTATTTATGGTGCCAGCTTTGGTGGTTACTCCGCCCTGATGAATCCAATCAGGTATCCCGAACTCTACAAATGTGCCATTGGCTATGTGGGAGTATATGACTTGGAGATGATGTACAAGAAAGGAGACATAAAGCGTCGAGATAGAGGCCTCGCCTACCTAAAAAGGGAACTAAGTAAAGATAAGAACTTCCTTAGGGAAAACTCCCCAATCCACAATACCAATAAACTCAATCTCCCTTTGTTTATTGTGCATGGAGAAAAAGATGAGCGCGTACCTGTTGAACATGCTGAGGAGCTACTGGAGAAACTTGCAAAGGAGGGAAAACCAGCAAAGAGCCTAATTGTTGCTAACGAGGGCCATGGTTTTTATAGCGAGGAAAACAATATGAAACTCTATACTGAGATCCTGAGCTTTCTCGATCAGCATATCGGGGTCGGTGCCACAGAAAGACAACCTGGTGAAGGCTAGCTGCTGCTCACTTAATCAGCCACTATCAGGTGGAAAAACCTCCTGATAGTGGAGCTTCCTCTAGCCTAATAAAGACAAGATCTACAAAGCCTACGAACCATGCCGGAAGTAGACTTATCGATTCCCTAATGAAGGCGCCCGGAACTCCGCTGCTCCTCATCGGGTTTATCTGCAGCCTCTTCCAGCCCATGTGACAATACAAAATAAAAAATTACCTGCACCTGTCCATGAATTTCGGTAACCAAATCGAAATTAAATTCCCCTCTTTCCCCAGCACTGACTCGAACAGAGGATACATGAGCAGGCTCAACAAAGAACTCTGCTACAGGGCGCTTTCCTCGCATAACTTGGATAAGCAAGGTATGGGCATCCTCTTCAGCAAAGAGCCAATGGTAGTCATCATCATCGTAAACTACTGAGTCTGTACTACCTGCACGAAGGATACAGTTGGGGTGCTCGGCCAACCAAGCCCAGAACTCTTTAAAGGGGATTGCCTGCTGCATGCAATTCTAATCATCCAACTCGATGACGCTGTCAGCACCACCAGCAAGAGTAAACTCGTCAGCAATTTGCTTGCACCAGAGGTTAAGACGCTCGGCGGTCAACTCTTCCTGCTGGTCTTCATCGATAGCGAGGCCCATAAACTTGCCCTCGCCCTCAATTTCCGCCTTGGAGGCCTCAAATTCATAGCCTTCAGTGGACCACAAACCGATAATTGTTGCCCCCCGCCCGACAATCACATCGTGCAACATGCCCATGGCATCGAGAAAATAATCACCGTAACCGAATTGATCACCCAGGCCGAACAGCGCAACCGTCCTGCCGCTGAAGTCAATTTCCTGTACATCCTCCCAGAATTCCTCCCAGTCGGACTGGATCTGACCGAAGTCCCAGGTGGGAATACCGAAAATCAGTTGTTCGTAGTTGGCGATATCCAGCTGAGTGACATCGGCAATATCAAACAGATTGACACTATCCTCCCCCAGACGGGCGCGAATGCGCAGGGCTATGGATTCGGTGTTGCCTTCGTCACTGCCATAAAACAAGCCGATTTTGCTCACAGTCATTCCTCTCCGCCCTTACCGGGCCACACTAGATACCTATTTGCGGGGCGGCGTATTCTCCCAGCAATGGATGGATGCAGCAAGCTGACCTGGAGAAGTTGGGGGGAAGGACAGAAAAAAGCCCCCGATGAAGGGGGCAAGGGGTTATGAACCTACCGGGCCTCTGGGGAAGGGTGCACCCGGCGGATCGCACAAGCTGCCAATAGCTGAGGTCAGGACTCTGAAGATCTGCGCTCAAGGCGGTCTTTACGCCACTTCATACGATGTTCTTTACGTTCAGCCTTCAGTTCTTCAAACTTGGCTTTCTGCTCTTCGGTGAGAATCGCCTCAAATTGCTGGCGCATCTGATAGTGATTTTGCATCTGTTGAACCTTCAGTTTGCCCAGTTCAGCGCCAAGTTGATCCACTGTAGCTTGATCAGCACCGGACTCAATGGCAGCGTGGATCCGCTTGCGCAGTTCGTTCGTCTGTTCACGCTGGGCCTTTCTCGCCTCTCGGGTGCCATCTCGGTTGGCTTTTAACTGGGCCTTCTGCCCTTCGGTCAACTGCAACTCACGGGCTATATGCTCAAAACCGCGCTTGTGGTGCCCCTCGCCTCCACCGTAGGCCATTGTTGCAGCAGGGAAGGCCAAAACACCCGCCAAGGCCAAACTACTTACCGCCAGCTTCCAGTTCTTCATCATTTCGTCCTCTCGTTTGTATTCAATGACTTCATAGTAAGTGTGGCCTGTGTAAACAGGGGCAAACCGCAGTAAACAATTGTTAAGAACGGTAAAAAGCCCATGAAGACGAGATAACTAGCGCCAGTGCTTTGCATATAATGGCCCCACAGCTACTGAGAGAACGCCATGAGCCGAATCCTTCTGATCGACGACGACACAGAACTGACCGACCTGCTGAGGGAGTTCCTCACCGGCGAGGGGTTTGAAGTAACTGCGGCCAACGATGGTGGCCGCGGGCTGGAGCTGGCGCAGAGCCAAAATTTTGATGCCCTGGTGCTGGATGTGATGCTGCCGGTACACAATGGTTTTGATGTTCTGCGCAAACTGCGTGAGGAGGCATCCCCCACAAGCCGCTCCCTTCCCGTCATCATGCTCACTGCAAAGGGCGATACCGTGGACCGGATTGTGGGCCTGGAGATGGGGGCCGACGACTACTTGCCCAAACCCTGCAATCCGCGCGAGCTTGCAGCACGCCTGCGAGCGATACTGCGCCGCGGCCGGGTCGAGGCAGAGGAAAGTGACGATAGCCTCAACAGTGGGCAACTGCGCCTTCTGCCAGCTGAGCACCAAGCCTATTGGGCAGATCAGGCCCTATCCCTCACTGGGGCCGAGTTTTCTGTTCTTAAAGTACTGGTACAACAGGCCGGAGATGTTGTGGCTAAAGAGATCCTGACTGAGAGTGCACTGGGGCGCAAATTAATGCCCTATGACCGCTCAATCGACGTACACGTCAGCAATATCCGCAAGAAGCTTGCCGATAAGGGGGCCAGTCGCGACCTGATTATCAATATCCGTGGCGCCGGTTACATGCTCACCCAGGGCAAGCAATAGGTAATATCTGAAATGCGCAGCCTCTTCTGGAAAATGTTTTTTGGCGCATGGATCACCGCCATGGTTATGGTGGTCGCCGCCATTTACATTACCCACTTTGGCGAGTTCGGCGACCCCCGTCAGGAGGAGCGCTGGGAGGGACCTGCACTGTTCCGCGAAGTGATGCGCAATATGCGTATTGCCCGCCGCCACGGCCCCGAGCAGTTCCAGCACTGGCTGGAACGGGCTCCGAAAAAGGTAAAGCGGAGAGTCTACGCAGTGGACCACCTGGGCAATGACCTGCTGGGTCGCCCTGTCCCCGCCGGTATGGAACCACTGATCAACAGCCTGGATTACCGCAATCGCGAAGCGCACATGCTGGTGGACAACAAACCCACGGTGGGCTTCTTCCTCCCACTGCGGACCGGCGACCCGCTGCGTATAGCCCTGGTCGCCGGGGACAGCAAGGAGGGGCTTCTGCTGCGCTTTCTGTGGCGCAACTTCTGGCCCATGCTGTTGCTTTCCATGGTCGCCTCCGGAATCGCCTGTTACTGGCTAGCCAGTTACCTGAGTCGCCCCCTGGAACAGTTGCGGGCTGCCACCAAGCGGGTCGCCGCCGGTGAGCTGGACTATCGCGTAGCCCCGAGTTTACGTACCCGCAATGATGAACTGACCGACCTGTCACTGGATTTTGACTCCATGACCGCCCAGCTACAGGGGTCCATGTCTGAACAGCGCCGCCTGATCAAGGATGTTTCCCATGAGCTGCGTTCGCCACTGGCGCGGCTCCAGGTGGCTCTGGCCATCGCTCGCCAAAAGCAGGTGGCGGGACTCGATACTGAGCTCGACAAGATTGGCAAAGCTGCAGATTACCTGGAAGATATTATTGCCGATGTACTATCCCTGCCGATCAGCAGCCAGGAGCAACGGCCATTAGATGATGTTGTCGAGCTGAATAGCCTGCTCTCAGCACTAATGGATGACCTGCACAGTGAAGCAGAGGAGAAAGACCTGAGCTTCGACGTGAGCACTAATGGCGAAGAATTGCTGATCGCCACACGCGGCAGTTCCCTCACCGCAGCACTGGAGAACATTCTACGCAATGCCATCAAATACAGCCCCTCGGGTGGGCTTGTACGGGTACTGGTCAGGGAAACCGGGAACGCGTGCTGTATCTCCGTAATCGACTCAGGTTCTGGAGTGGATGAGGATGAACTTGAAGCTATATTCCGCCCCTTCTACCGTACGGACAGCGCCCGCACCCGGGAGAGTGGTGGCTTTGGTCTGGGACTGGCTATCGCCCAGCGCACCTTATTGCACCATGGAGGCAGTATCACCGCGCGCAATAGTGCCGGTGCCGGCCTGTGTATCGAGATTCGGCTGCCACTTCTGCATATCACTGACGATTAAGCGGCGCTGAAACTGCTATAACCAGTCTATCGCCAGCAATCCGCTGGCGCTCGCCGCTGTGCGTCCGCCAATAGCCAAGGAACCCGCTATGCGCTGGATCATCTACATCCTGGTCTTCCTGGTACTGTTACTGCTCGCCGGGTATCTGTTCCCACGCGAAGTGATCCTCGAACGTAGCGTTTATATCGGCAAGCCCCCCCAAGTCGTCTTTCCCTACGTTAACAATTTTCGCAAATTCAACAGCTGGTCCCCTTGGCGGAATATCGACCCATCGATGCAATACGATTACAGTGGACCCGAAGAGGGCGTGGGCGCCGAAATGAGCTGGCGCGGCGAGAACTCCAAGGAGGGCGCCGGCAGCCAAACTATCATCGCCAGCACGCCGAACTCCATGGTCCGCACCAAACTGGCATTTGGCGATGGCAGTACAGCGGAGGCCGAGTTCAAGCTGCAAGCAGAGGGTGATGGCACCCGGGTTACCTGGGGCTTTAACAGCGATACTGGCGGTGGCCCCAGGGAGCGCTGGATGGGCCTGGCTGTGAAAAAAATGGTAGGTGAATCCTATGAACAGGGGCTAACCAAACTCAAGAATTTGCTGGAGTCGAGTGACGGTACAGTTGAGAGTGATACACCTGCCAGCAGTAGCCCGGAAAGCGGTGACAGCACAGATTCCGTCTCGGATATTCCCTCGGATGTGGATGATGCCATGGGAGGTGGCCCCCAGGGCATACAGTCGGAAATGCAAAACCAGCAGCAGGAAGAGGCTGGGGAAACCCCGGAAAATGAACATTAATTTCTACCAATTTACTGTCACTCAATAAAAAAGCCCGCTAATCGCGGGCTTTTTCTCGATACAGTTCAGGTCTTGGGGCGGCGCTGCGCCGGTACCGGCGACTTGCGCAACTTGCGGCGCTGGCGCTCCAGAGTCTGCTTCTCCCCCTGGGTCAGTGGGCGCTGGCCAAGCTTGGGTAGGCCGGCGGTAACACACAGGTCATCAATTTCACGGGGCTCCATCTCAATCCACTGGCCGACACGCACATGGGAGGGGATAAATACACTGCCGTAGCGCACACGCTTGAGGCGACTCACACGCACTCCCTGGGACTCCCACAGGCGTCGTACTTCACGGTTGCGCCCTTCCATAACGACACAGTAGAACCAGCGGTTCCTGCCCTCGCCACCACTCTCGACAATATCGGTAAAGCGCGCATTGCCGTCGTCCAGTAGCACCCCCTTGACCAACCGCCTTTTCATCTCATCATCCACTTCGCCCTGAATTCGCACCAGGTACTCGCGATCAATCACCGATGAAGGGTGCATCAGCTTGTTGGCCAGTTCACCACTATTGGTAAACAGCAGCAGACCACTGGTATTGAAGTCCAGGCGCCCCACAGAGATCCAGCGCCCTGTTTTCAGCCTCGGCAGGCGATCATAAACAGTTGGGCGTCCTTCGGGGTCGTGGCGCGAACAAATTTCGCCAACCGGCTTGTTGTACAGTATGACCCGGCAGCGATTCTCCTCTGTCGAGGGCAAGCGTCGGCCATCAAATTCGATATGATCATGATCGGTAACCCGCTCGCCGAGCTCCGCTACTTTTCCATTTATCGTCACGCGGCCGGCATCAATCGCCCGCTCCATCTCACGCCGCGACCCCAGGCCGCTACGCGCCAATACTTTCTGCAATTTTTCGCCTGCTGGCGAGTTGCCATCACTCATGGGGTGGTGTTTTCCACTTGCACTACATCTTGGGAATCTTCATCGACTCCAGCATTTCCTTTGGCCTGCTCTTCTCTTCCAGGCTCACTCGCTGTGTCGTTATCGCCAAACAGACTGCTCGGCGGCAGTGTTGCCGCTATCGGGGCTGTGCTTTGCGCTCCCGCCTCAATCAGCTGTTCAGTTTTGCTCTTTTCTTCTCGCAGGTC
This DNA window, taken from Microbulbifer sp. GL-2, encodes the following:
- a CDS encoding ATP-binding protein, producing the protein MRSLFWKMFFGAWITAMVMVVAAIYITHFGEFGDPRQEERWEGPALFREVMRNMRIARRHGPEQFQHWLERAPKKVKRRVYAVDHLGNDLLGRPVPAGMEPLINSLDYRNREAHMLVDNKPTVGFFLPLRTGDPLRIALVAGDSKEGLLLRFLWRNFWPMLLLSMVASGIACYWLASYLSRPLEQLRAATKRVAAGELDYRVAPSLRTRNDELTDLSLDFDSMTAQLQGSMSEQRRLIKDVSHELRSPLARLQVALAIARQKQVAGLDTELDKIGKAADYLEDIIADVLSLPISSQEQRPLDDVVELNSLLSALMDDLHSEAEEKDLSFDVSTNGEELLIATRGSSLTAALENILRNAIKYSPSGGLVRVLVRETGNACCISVIDSGSGVDEDELEAIFRPFYRTDSARTRESGGFGLGLAIAQRTLLHHGGSITARNSAGAGLCIEIRLPLLHITDD
- a CDS encoding SRPBCC family protein — its product is MRWIIYILVFLVLLLLAGYLFPREVILERSVYIGKPPQVVFPYVNNFRKFNSWSPWRNIDPSMQYDYSGPEEGVGAEMSWRGENSKEGAGSQTIIASTPNSMVRTKLAFGDGSTAEAEFKLQAEGDGTRVTWGFNSDTGGGPRERWMGLAVKKMVGESYEQGLTKLKNLLESSDGTVESDTPASSSPESGDSTDSVSDIPSDVDDAMGGGPQGIQSEMQNQQQEEAGETPENEH
- a CDS encoding Spy/CpxP family protein refolding chaperone, giving the protein MMKNWKLAVSSLALAGVLAFPAATMAYGGGEGHHKRGFEHIARELQLTEGQKAQLKANRDGTREARKAQREQTNELRKRIHAAIESGADQATVDQLGAELGKLKVQQMQNHYQMRQQFEAILTEEQKAKFEELKAERKEHRMKWRKDRLERRSSES
- a CDS encoding flavodoxin: MSKIGLFYGSDEGNTESIALRIRARLGEDSVNLFDIADVTQLDIANYEQLIFGIPTWDFGQIQSDWEEFWEDVQEIDFSGRTVALFGLGDQFGYGDYFLDAMGMLHDVIVGRGATIIGLWSTEGYEFEASKAEIEGEGKFMGLAIDEDQQEELTAERLNLWCKQIADEFTLAGGADSVIELDD
- the rluB gene encoding 23S rRNA pseudouridine(2605) synthase RluB → MSDGNSPAGEKLQKVLARSGLGSRREMERAIDAGRVTINGKVAELGERVTDHDHIEFDGRRLPSTEENRCRVILYNKPVGEICSRHDPEGRPTVYDRLPRLKTGRWISVGRLDFNTSGLLLFTNSGELANKLMHPSSVIDREYLVRIQGEVDDEMKRRLVKGVLLDDGNARFTDIVESGGEGRNRWFYCVVMEGRNREVRRLWESQGVRVSRLKRVRYGSVFIPSHVRVGQWIEMEPREIDDLCVTAGLPKLGQRPLTQGEKQTLERQRRKLRKSPVPAQRRPKT
- a CDS encoding response regulator transcription factor — its product is MSRILLIDDDTELTDLLREFLTGEGFEVTAANDGGRGLELAQSQNFDALVLDVMLPVHNGFDVLRKLREEASPTSRSLPVIMLTAKGDTVDRIVGLEMGADDYLPKPCNPRELAARLRAILRRGRVEAEESDDSLNSGQLRLLPAEHQAYWADQALSLTGAEFSVLKVLVQQAGDVVAKEILTESALGRKLMPYDRSIDVHVSNIRKKLADKGASRDLIINIRGAGYMLTQGKQ